In a genomic window of Methylovirgula sp. 4M-Z18:
- the glgB gene encoding 1,4-alpha-glucan branching protein GlgB gives MDQSGWTASDEDVIAIVSARHDDPFSILGQHQYGDTFVVRAFIPHAAQVDVLDTKGALLAALNQRHPDGFFEGKIPKATERFAYRLRASNVGGAWELQDPYAFVGVLGAIDDYLLVEGTHHELFNRLGAHPMTHEGVEGVLFCVWAPHAKRVSVVGDFNAWDGRRHQMRKRVDSGLWEIFAPGLGEGAIYKYEIVGPDDVVLPLKADPFGFGSENRPSTASVVARTDNFVWHDEKFLEERKTRDARRAPMATYEVHLGSWRRNPDGSFFTYDQLADTLVPYAKDMGFTHLELMPVNEHPLDDSWGYQPIGLFAPTRRFGDPAGFARFVDKAHQAGLSVILDWVPAHFPTDVHGLAHFDGTALYEHADPRRGFHPDWNTAIYDFGRREVVNVLAANALYWFERFHIDGLRVDAVASMLYLDYSRKEGEWLPNAKGGNENEEAVAFLRHVNALVYGTFPGGVTVAEESTAWPGVSQPAYAGGLGFGFKWNMGWMHDTLEYMSLDPIYRRWHHNKMTFGLLYAFSENFVLPLSHDEVVHGKGSILGKMPGDGWQKFANARAYYGFMWGHPGKKLLFMGQEFGQGREWDFHNGLEWHQLDHPLHAGLQKLVRDLNAITRDYPALYARDCEAEGFRWITADDADQSVFAWLRLGDAEDHPVAVIANFTPVPRTNYRVGLPNSGRWREILNSDAESYGGSNMGNFGAVTAQDISSHGLPASAEIILPPLAIVFLAFDPET, from the coding sequence ATGGATCAGTCGGGCTGGACCGCATCGGATGAAGATGTCATCGCCATCGTCTCCGCCCGTCATGATGATCCGTTTTCCATACTTGGGCAGCATCAATATGGCGACACATTCGTCGTGCGCGCCTTCATTCCCCATGCCGCCCAAGTCGATGTACTCGACACCAAAGGCGCGTTGCTCGCCGCGCTGAACCAACGCCACCCGGACGGATTTTTCGAAGGCAAGATCCCCAAGGCCACGGAGCGCTTCGCCTATCGTTTGCGTGCATCCAATGTCGGCGGCGCGTGGGAGTTGCAAGACCCCTACGCCTTCGTCGGCGTGCTCGGCGCGATCGACGATTATCTCCTCGTCGAAGGCACCCATCACGAACTCTTCAACCGGCTCGGCGCCCATCCAATGACCCATGAGGGTGTCGAAGGCGTCTTGTTCTGCGTCTGGGCACCGCATGCGAAGCGCGTTTCGGTGGTCGGCGATTTCAATGCCTGGGACGGCCGCCGGCATCAGATGCGCAAGCGCGTCGATTCCGGCCTGTGGGAAATTTTCGCGCCCGGCCTCGGCGAAGGCGCGATCTACAAATACGAGATCGTCGGCCCCGACGACGTCGTGCTGCCGCTCAAGGCCGATCCGTTCGGCTTTGGCAGCGAGAACCGTCCGTCGACCGCCTCGGTCGTCGCCCGCACCGATAATTTCGTGTGGCACGACGAAAAGTTTCTCGAGGAGCGCAAGACGCGCGATGCACGCCGCGCGCCGATGGCGACCTACGAAGTGCATCTCGGCTCCTGGCGGCGCAATCCCGACGGCAGCTTCTTCACCTACGATCAGCTCGCCGATACGCTCGTCCCCTATGCCAAGGACATGGGCTTCACCCATCTCGAATTGATGCCGGTGAACGAACACCCGCTCGACGATTCCTGGGGCTATCAGCCGATCGGCCTGTTCGCGCCGACGCGCCGCTTCGGCGACCCTGCGGGGTTCGCGCGCTTTGTCGATAAGGCCCATCAAGCCGGCCTGAGCGTCATTCTCGATTGGGTGCCGGCGCATTTCCCGACTGACGTGCACGGCCTTGCCCATTTCGACGGCACGGCGCTCTATGAACATGCCGATCCGCGCCGCGGCTTCCATCCCGATTGGAATACGGCGATCTATGATTTCGGCCGCCGCGAAGTGGTGAACGTGCTCGCCGCCAACGCACTATATTGGTTCGAGCGCTTCCACATCGACGGCCTGCGCGTCGATGCGGTCGCCTCGATGCTCTATCTCGATTATTCGCGCAAAGAAGGCGAATGGCTACCCAATGCCAAGGGCGGCAACGAGAACGAGGAAGCGGTCGCCTTCCTGCGTCATGTCAATGCGCTGGTCTACGGGACATTTCCGGGCGGCGTGACCGTTGCCGAAGAATCGACCGCCTGGCCCGGCGTGTCGCAGCCCGCCTATGCCGGCGGCCTCGGCTTCGGCTTCAAATGGAACATGGGCTGGATGCACGACACGCTCGAATATATGTCGCTCGATCCGATCTACCGCCGCTGGCACCACAACAAGATGACCTTCGGGCTTCTCTACGCCTTTTCGGAAAACTTCGTCCTGCCGCTGTCGCATGACGAAGTCGTACACGGGAAGGGATCAATTCTCGGCAAGATGCCGGGCGACGGCTGGCAGAAATTCGCCAATGCCCGCGCCTATTACGGCTTCATGTGGGGCCATCCGGGCAAGAAACTCCTGTTCATGGGACAGGAATTCGGCCAGGGCCGCGAGTGGGATTTTCACAACGGCCTGGAATGGCACCAGCTCGATCATCCGCTGCATGCGGGCCTGCAGAAGCTGGTGCGCGATCTCAACGCGATCACCCGCGACTATCCGGCGCTTTACGCGCGCGATTGCGAAGCCGAAGGCTTCCGCTGGATCACCGCGGACGATGCGGATCAATCGGTCTTCGCCTGGCTGCGCTTGGGTGACGCAGAAGACCACCCCGTCGCAGTCATCGCGAATTTCACGCCGGTTCCACGCACCAATTACCGCGTTGGCCTGCCGAACTCCGGCCGCTGGCGCGAAATCTTGAATTCGGACGCCGAAAGCTATGGCGGCTCGAACATGGGCAATTTCGGCGCGGTGACGGCGCAGGACATATCGTCGCACGGGCTGCCTGCTTCGGCCGAGATCATCCTTCCCCCTCTTGCAATCGTCTTTCTGGCATTTGATCCTGAGACCTGA
- a CDS encoding DUF4919 domain-containing protein: MRNVLGLGFLVVVAAFALAHRASADDRSDKTYLELAASARRIPASADWTALRQAYVNSSYFDLIGVKTDTIRKALWAARQNNDYEGVIRAADTILAENYVDLEAHIMRYAALRALGRTSELAQDKMAIDGLMASIQNGEGGSPQSAWNAITVHEEYVTLSLMGFKVQSQSLINATGHAYDRFDVIDRDQRHIAVYFLVDQILAAEKKALNPPN, encoded by the coding sequence TTGCGGAACGTTCTCGGGCTCGGCTTTCTCGTCGTTGTCGCCGCCTTTGCTCTGGCGCACCGCGCCTCTGCGGACGACAGGTCTGATAAGACTTATCTCGAACTTGCAGCATCGGCACGGCGCATTCCGGCGTCGGCCGACTGGACAGCTTTGCGCCAAGCCTATGTTAACAGCTCATATTTCGATCTCATCGGCGTCAAAACCGATACGATCCGCAAAGCTCTATGGGCGGCGCGGCAAAACAACGACTATGAAGGCGTCATTCGCGCGGCAGATACGATCCTAGCGGAGAATTACGTCGATCTCGAAGCTCATATCATGCGCTATGCCGCGCTGCGCGCACTCGGCCGCACAAGCGAACTGGCGCAAGATAAGATGGCGATCGATGGACTGATGGCGTCCATACAGAATGGCGAGGGAGGATCGCCGCAATCCGCCTGGAATGCGATTACCGTCCATGAGGAGTACGTGACACTTAGCCTCATGGGCTTCAAGGTTCAGAGTCAAAGCCTGATCAACGCCACCGGCCACGCCTATGACCGGTTCGACGTGATCGATAGAGATCAACGGCATATCGCGGTCTATTTTCTTGTCGATCAGATTCTCGCGGCGGAGAAGAAGGCTTTGAACCCGCCGAATTGA
- a CDS encoding glycogen/starch/alpha-glucan phosphorylase, which translates to MNETNVTAATDAKKPADPRTSTTSATVASLKETVLSKLTYEVGKNPAVATHRDWFIATAYAVRDRILERWMASTQASYEANRKRVYYLSLEFLIGRLLSDALMNLGLTEDMRAALAELNVDLDAFRTMEPDAALGNGGLGRLAACFMESMATLSVAAHGYGIRYDHGLFRQTIKDGWQREYPEDWLSFGNPWEFERPEVAYDIGFGGTVDAVQQEDGTMRHVWRPGETIQAVAYDTPIVGWRGKHVNTLRLWSARAQDPLRLDAFNQGDYVGAMAARMRAEAISKVLYPSDETPAGQELRLRQEYFFASASLQDLIRRHERQDGDINTLAEKVAIQLNDTHPTIAVAELMRVLVDKYELSWEHAWAITQEVFNYTNHTLLPEALETWPVPLMERLLPRHMQIIYLINGYHLDGLRELGHTDAELLSTVSLIDEHNGRRVRMGNLAFLAARRVNGVSALHTDLMRKTVFHDFNTLYPEKINNKTNGITFRRWLYESNRGLTKILRETIGDRFLDDASQLSEFTKYAEDTALHDKLVAARRVNKNNLAKIIWERLSIKVDPNALFDVQIKRVHEYKRQLLNILETIALYDAIRAQPTANWAPRVKIFAGKAAASYHQAKLIIKLINDVARVVNSDPTVRGLLKVVFLPNYNVSLAESIIPAADLSEQISTAGMEASGTGNMKFALNGALTIGTLDGANVEISERVGMDNIFIFGLRADEVAERRSKGIDAQATIAASHLLPEVLEAVGGGVFSHDQPDRFRSLVDAVTYHDHFMVCADFDSYYSMQRDVDARWHNRAAWWKSSILNTANMGWFSSDRSIAEYAQDIWRVPTKPVG; encoded by the coding sequence ATGAACGAGACCAACGTGACTGCGGCGACGGACGCCAAGAAGCCCGCGGATCCCCGCACCTCCACGACGTCCGCCACGGTGGCATCCCTCAAAGAGACCGTTCTCTCCAAACTGACCTATGAAGTCGGTAAAAACCCGGCGGTGGCGACCCATCGCGACTGGTTCATCGCGACAGCCTATGCGGTGCGCGACAGGATCCTGGAACGGTGGATGGCCTCGACCCAGGCAAGTTACGAGGCGAACCGCAAGCGCGTCTATTATCTGTCGCTGGAATTCCTCATCGGCCGGCTCCTCTCGGACGCCTTGATGAACCTCGGGCTGACCGAGGACATGCGCGCCGCCTTGGCCGAACTCAATGTCGATCTCGACGCGTTCCGCACCATGGAACCCGACGCGGCGCTCGGCAACGGCGGCCTCGGTCGCCTCGCTGCCTGCTTCATGGAAAGCATGGCGACCCTGTCGGTCGCGGCGCATGGCTACGGCATCCGTTACGATCACGGCCTGTTCCGCCAGACCATCAAGGACGGCTGGCAGCGCGAATATCCGGAAGATTGGTTGTCCTTCGGCAATCCATGGGAGTTCGAGCGGCCGGAAGTCGCCTACGACATCGGCTTCGGCGGCACCGTTGACGCCGTGCAGCAGGAAGATGGCACCATGCGCCATGTCTGGCGTCCCGGCGAAACGATCCAGGCGGTGGCCTACGATACGCCGATCGTCGGCTGGCGCGGCAAGCATGTGAACACGTTGCGCCTGTGGTCGGCGCGCGCGCAGGATCCGCTGCGGCTCGACGCGTTCAACCAGGGCGACTATGTCGGCGCCATGGCCGCGCGCATGCGCGCCGAGGCGATTTCGAAAGTGCTCTATCCGAGCGACGAAACGCCTGCCGGCCAAGAGCTTCGCCTGCGCCAGGAATATTTCTTCGCCTCGGCCTCGCTGCAGGATCTCATCCGCCGGCATGAGCGTCAGGACGGTGACATCAATACGCTGGCCGAGAAAGTCGCGATCCAGCTCAACGACACCCATCCGACCATCGCCGTCGCAGAACTGATGCGCGTTCTCGTCGACAAATACGAATTGTCGTGGGAGCATGCGTGGGCGATCACGCAGGAAGTCTTCAACTACACCAACCATACGCTCCTGCCCGAAGCGCTCGAGACCTGGCCGGTGCCGCTGATGGAGCGGCTGCTACCGCGCCACATGCAGATCATCTATCTCATCAATGGCTATCACCTCGACGGGCTGCGCGAGCTTGGCCATACCGATGCCGAGTTGCTCTCGACCGTCTCGCTGATCGACGAACACAATGGCCGGCGCGTGCGCATGGGCAATCTCGCCTTCCTGGCCGCGCGCCGGGTCAATGGCGTGTCGGCGTTGCATACGGATCTGATGCGCAAGACCGTGTTCCACGATTTCAACACGCTCTATCCGGAAAAGATCAACAACAAGACCAACGGTATCACTTTCCGCCGCTGGCTCTATGAAAGCAATCGGGGCCTGACGAAGATCCTGCGCGAGACGATCGGCGACCGCTTCCTCGACGACGCATCGCAATTGTCGGAATTCACCAAATATGCGGAAGATACAGCGCTGCATGACAAGCTCGTCGCCGCGCGCCGCGTCAACAAGAACAATCTCGCCAAGATCATCTGGGAGCGTCTCTCGATCAAGGTCGATCCGAACGCTTTGTTCGACGTACAGATCAAACGCGTCCACGAATACAAGCGGCAATTGCTCAACATTCTGGAGACGATCGCGCTCTATGACGCCATCCGCGCCCAGCCGACGGCCAATTGGGCGCCGCGTGTCAAGATCTTCGCCGGCAAAGCGGCGGCGAGCTACCATCAGGCGAAACTGATCATCAAGCTCATCAACGACGTGGCGCGCGTGGTCAATTCCGACCCGACGGTGCGTGGCCTACTCAAGGTCGTGTTCCTGCCGAACTACAATGTGAGCCTCGCGGAATCGATCATTCCCGCCGCCGATCTCTCGGAACAGATTTCGACTGCTGGTATGGAAGCAAGCGGCACCGGAAATATGAAATTCGCGCTCAACGGCGCGCTCACCATCGGCACGTTGGACGGCGCCAATGTGGAGATTTCGGAACGCGTCGGCATGGACAATATCTTCATCTTCGGCCTGCGCGCCGATGAGGTCGCCGAGCGCCGCAGCAAGGGCATCGACGCACAGGCAACGATCGCCGCATCGCATCTGCTGCCGGAAGTTCTGGAAGCGGTCGGCGGCGGCGTCTTCTCGCACGATCAGCCCGATCGGTTCCGCAGCCTCGTCGACGCTGTGACATATCACGACCATTTCATGGTCTGCGCCGACTTCGATTCCTATTATTCCATGCAGCGGGATGTTGACGCCCGCTGGCATAATCGTGCAGCTTGGTGGAAGTCGAGTATCCTGAACACGGCGAATATGGGCTGGTTCTCTTCCGACCGCTCCATTGCCGAATATGCGCAGGACATTTGGCGCGTACCGACAAAGCCCGTGGGATAG
- a CDS encoding LLM class flavin-dependent oxidoreductase has product MQIGIDSFVASIWNDATKAWGDGADRVRDLLDEIVLADEVGIDVFGIGEHHREEYVASSPATLLAAAAARTRNIRLTSAVSVLSSDDPIRLFQQFATIDLISRGRAEMIVGRGSFIESYPLFGYDLNHYDLLFSEKLDLLLKVRADTHVHWSGRHRAPLTGQAVYPRPVQNPLPIFIGVGGTPDSFIRAGRLGLPLIVAIIGGEPHRFRPLVDLYRQSGLAAGHPPEQLTVGVHALGFLAVSDDAAADLMWPSYEKAVAKIGKERGWGPVSRAQFDATRGRTGALLVGSPETIADKMLYMSEALGGLSGVTIRLDGGLLSHRDMMRAIELLGTQVAPRVRKQSAA; this is encoded by the coding sequence ATGCAAATCGGCATCGACAGTTTCGTTGCATCGATCTGGAACGACGCGACCAAGGCATGGGGCGACGGCGCCGACCGGGTGCGCGATTTATTGGACGAAATCGTGCTTGCCGACGAGGTCGGAATTGACGTGTTCGGCATCGGCGAACATCACCGTGAGGAATATGTCGCCTCGAGTCCGGCGACGCTTTTGGCTGCCGCGGCGGCACGCACGAGAAACATCCGCCTCACCAGCGCGGTCAGCGTTCTGAGCTCCGACGATCCGATCCGGCTGTTTCAGCAATTCGCCACGATCGATCTGATCTCGCGCGGCCGCGCCGAAATGATCGTCGGACGTGGCTCTTTCATCGAATCCTATCCGCTGTTCGGATACGACCTCAACCATTACGACCTCTTGTTCTCGGAAAAGCTCGACCTTCTGTTGAAGGTCCGCGCCGACACCCATGTCCATTGGTCGGGACGGCACCGTGCGCCGCTGACGGGCCAGGCGGTCTATCCGCGCCCGGTACAGAACCCGCTGCCGATTTTCATCGGCGTCGGCGGCACGCCGGACTCCTTCATTCGCGCCGGCCGGCTCGGCCTGCCATTGATCGTCGCCATCATCGGCGGCGAACCGCACCGGTTCCGCCCGCTGGTCGATCTTTACCGTCAGTCGGGCCTGGCCGCCGGTCATCCGCCCGAACAACTGACCGTCGGCGTCCACGCGCTCGGTTTCCTTGCCGTCAGCGATGATGCGGCGGCGGACTTGATGTGGCCTTCCTATGAAAAGGCGGTGGCCAAGATCGGCAAGGAGCGCGGCTGGGGTCCGGTGAGCCGCGCGCAATTCGACGCCACCCGCGGCCGCACGGGCGCGCTGCTTGTCGGCAGTCCGGAAACAATCGCCGATAAAATGCTATACATGAGCGAGGCGCTCGGCGGCCTGTCGGGCGTGACCATTCGCCTCGACGGCGGCCTATTGTCGCATCGCGATATGATGCGCGCCATCGAACTTTTGGGAACGCAGGTCGCACCCCGCGTCCGCAAGCAGTCCGCAGCCTAA
- a CDS encoding VOC family protein, with the protein MTDGVNPIPNGMHTVTPHLMCGDALDAIEFYKTAFGAKEESRLVHNGFLLHAMLRIGDSAIMMSQEMPERGGRGPKLLGGTACNIHLYVEDADAQTAQAVAAGAKVIMPVSDMFWGDRYGIVEDPFGHHWSIATHVRDVTPDEMQKAVQQMQESGCA; encoded by the coding sequence ATGACGGACGGCGTGAATCCCATTCCCAACGGCATGCATACGGTGACACCGCATCTCATGTGCGGCGATGCGCTCGACGCGATCGAATTCTACAAGACAGCCTTCGGCGCGAAAGAAGAATCGCGCCTGGTGCACAATGGTTTCCTCCTGCATGCGATGCTGCGGATCGGTGATTCCGCGATCATGATGAGCCAGGAAATGCCGGAGCGCGGCGGACGCGGCCCGAAGCTTTTGGGCGGCACGGCGTGCAATATCCATCTTTATGTCGAAGACGCCGATGCGCAAACGGCGCAGGCCGTCGCCGCAGGCGCCAAGGTGATCATGCCGGTCTCCGACATGTTCTGGGGCGATCGCTACGGCATCGTCGAAGATCCGTTCGGCCACCATTGGTCGATCGCCACCCATGTGCGCGACGTGACACCGGACGAGATGCAAAAGGCCGTGCAGCAGATGCAGGAGAGCGGCTGCGCCTGA
- a CDS encoding TetR/AcrR family transcriptional regulator codes for MIHSTTETHTKLLDAARDLIGRKGDAVASVGKICAGIAKGGFFHRFASRKRWAVAAAKHVNAGAVCTQELDDHVTTLTQDLAMAETQYAPHAFRTAESIGYFMQSVLQGAFISFAKAQRDPERARKGSAHLRHYLEMLLPLNHVQS; via the coding sequence ATGATCCATTCGACCACCGAAACCCACACCAAACTGCTCGATGCGGCGCGCGACCTCATCGGGCGCAAGGGCGATGCCGTGGCGAGTGTCGGCAAGATCTGCGCCGGCATTGCCAAAGGCGGTTTCTTTCACCGCTTCGCCAGCAGGAAGCGGTGGGCCGTCGCGGCGGCGAAACATGTCAATGCGGGCGCCGTCTGCACACAGGAGCTGGACGATCATGTCACGACGCTGACGCAGGATCTTGCTATGGCAGAAACACAATATGCGCCGCACGCATTCCGGACAGCCGAGAGCATCGGATATTTCATGCAAAGCGTTCTGCAAGGCGCGTTCATTTCATTCGCCAAAGCGCAGCGCGATCCCGAAAGGGCCCGGAAAGGTTCGGCCCATTTGCGGCACTATCTCGAAATGTTGCTGCCGCTCAATCACGTTCAATCATGA
- a CDS encoding TetR/AcrR family transcriptional regulator: MSKLSNREKILAAGLQVVHARGFNGASVRDIVQAAGVPQGSFTNHFTSKEAFGLEILDHYFASRRPFVEETLQNAALRPLQRIAAYVAAVKARLGRDNMRNGCLYGNFIAESGDVSDTIRQRVAQALGQTEASVAQCLREAVAAGDLRPDFECADIAGFVVSSLQGAILLSKAQQNAAPLDRFERILFQTILR; the protein is encoded by the coding sequence ATGTCCAAGCTCTCCAACCGCGAGAAAATCCTGGCCGCCGGCCTGCAAGTGGTGCATGCGCGCGGCTTCAACGGTGCGAGCGTGCGCGATATCGTGCAGGCGGCAGGCGTCCCGCAAGGCTCCTTCACCAATCATTTCACGTCGAAAGAGGCGTTCGGTCTTGAAATATTGGACCATTATTTCGCCAGCCGCCGGCCGTTCGTCGAAGAGACCTTGCAAAATGCGGCGCTCAGGCCCCTGCAGCGGATCGCGGCCTATGTTGCCGCGGTGAAGGCCAGGCTCGGCCGCGACAACATGCGCAACGGCTGTCTTTACGGCAATTTCATCGCCGAATCCGGCGATGTGAGCGACACGATCCGCCAACGCGTGGCTCAGGCGCTCGGCCAGACCGAGGCGTCGGTCGCGCAATGCCTGCGCGAGGCGGTGGCGGCCGGCGACCTGCGCCCGGATTTTGAGTGCGCGGACATTGCCGGCTTCGTGGTTTCTTCGCTGCAGGGCGCTATTTTGCTCTCGAAGGCGCAGCAGAATGCCGCGCCGCTCGACCGGTTCGAGCGGATCCTATTCCAGACCATTCTGCGCTGA
- a CDS encoding MFS transporter, giving the protein MSQAAFLDHRAEPLDPNRWAALAILLTGAFLAPLDFFIVNVAMPAITSGLAASAAEVQLVISGYAVVYAVFLITGGRLGDIFGRKTVFLVGLAGFAAASAFCGLAWSPAALIAARLLQGLAAAVMMPQALASIHALFPPHERARALSIYSIVVIGLSSIVGQLLGGALVAADWHGFGWRLIFLINLPIAIVAFALAVPLLRQTRGEKRPRLDFGGIVLSAAALASFIVPLVIGREQGWPWWSLALLAATPLLAEAFRRYELRLAATGGDPLVAFEIFETKGLKRGLAALMGLYAMAAFFLTYSIYLQTALNLTALQAGLAILPFSAGFLTGSALSQQFGRWFGASAPSVSFTLIATGLVLLSLAVGHAAAGTLSVWPWIVPPLPIIGLGQGVALPTMVRAIVERVAPHRAGLVGGMVNSTLQVSLAMSVAVLGGLFFTLSGPHADSAHIIRAFATTLLAIAACYIAAAVLANGLGPRRAAPLATREEAVVE; this is encoded by the coding sequence ATGTCGCAGGCAGCATTTCTGGATCATCGTGCCGAGCCGCTCGACCCCAACCGTTGGGCGGCTCTCGCGATTCTTTTGACCGGCGCCTTTCTCGCGCCGCTCGATTTCTTCATCGTCAATGTCGCGATGCCGGCGATCACGTCCGGGCTCGCGGCGTCCGCCGCCGAGGTGCAACTGGTCATCTCCGGTTATGCTGTGGTTTACGCGGTTTTCCTCATCACCGGCGGGCGTCTGGGCGACATTTTCGGTCGCAAGACCGTTTTTCTCGTCGGCCTTGCCGGCTTTGCCGCGGCCTCGGCCTTTTGCGGCCTTGCCTGGTCGCCGGCCGCGTTGATCGCGGCGCGGCTGCTGCAGGGACTGGCCGCAGCCGTGATGATGCCGCAGGCGCTGGCGTCGATCCATGCTCTGTTCCCACCGCACGAGCGCGCCCGCGCGCTGAGCATCTATAGTATCGTCGTGATTGGGCTTTCCTCAATCGTCGGGCAGTTGCTGGGCGGCGCGCTGGTGGCCGCCGATTGGCATGGGTTCGGCTGGCGGCTCATTTTCCTGATCAACTTGCCGATCGCCATCGTCGCTTTTGCTCTGGCCGTGCCGTTGCTGCGCCAAACCCGCGGCGAGAAGCGTCCGCGCCTCGATTTCGGCGGGATCGTCCTCTCCGCGGCGGCCTTGGCCTCATTCATCGTTCCCTTGGTGATCGGCCGCGAACAGGGCTGGCCGTGGTGGTCGCTGGCCCTGTTGGCCGCGACGCCTCTTCTCGCCGAGGCGTTCCGCCGCTATGAATTGCGCCTCGCCGCAACCGGCGGCGATCCGCTCGTGGCCTTTGAAATCTTCGAGACGAAAGGGCTGAAGCGCGGTCTTGCCGCGCTCATGGGGCTCTATGCCATGGCGGCCTTTTTCCTGACCTACTCGATCTATCTGCAGACCGCGCTGAATTTGACTGCATTGCAGGCAGGCCTCGCGATTCTGCCTTTCTCGGCCGGGTTTCTGACAGGCTCGGCCTTAAGCCAGCAATTTGGCCGCTGGTTCGGCGCATCGGCGCCCTCCGTCAGCTTCACCCTAATCGCCACGGGCCTCGTCCTGTTGTCGTTGGCGGTCGGACATGCGGCAGCAGGGACGCTTTCCGTCTGGCCGTGGATCGTTCCCCCGTTGCCGATCATCGGTCTGGGCCAGGGCGTTGCCTTGCCGACGATGGTGCGGGCCATCGTCGAACGGGTCGCGCCGCACCGGGCGGGATTGGTCGGCGGCATGGTCAACTCGACCTTGCAGGTGAGCCTGGCCATGAGTGTCGCGGTGCTGGGCGGGTTGTTCTTCACTTTGTCCGGCCCACATGCGGATTCGGCCCATATCATCCGCGCCTTCGCGACGACTCTGCTGGCAATCGCAGCCTGCTACATCGCGGCGGCTGTCCTCGCGAACGGGCTTGGCCCGCGCCGGGCGGCGCCTCTCGCAACCCGCGAGGAAGCGGTGGTCGAATAG
- a CDS encoding SRPBCC family protein, which produces MTSTPDAALAHWDIEREIVLSRVIKAKRDVVFAAWTEAEHLPNWFGPAGFKIETKEIDIRVGGLWRFDMLAPNGQRYTNRMRFRRIEPPRLIEIDHGSDMDDDPARFRTTITFDEQSDGKTVITLRQLHPTKAQRERTIGFGAVEYGYQTLDKLARHVETATG; this is translated from the coding sequence ATGACCTCAACTCCGGACGCCGCCCTCGCACACTGGGATATCGAGCGCGAAATCGTTCTCTCGCGTGTCATCAAGGCAAAGCGCGATGTCGTCTTTGCTGCCTGGACAGAAGCGGAGCATTTGCCGAACTGGTTCGGCCCGGCGGGGTTCAAGATCGAAACCAAGGAAATCGACATTCGCGTCGGCGGCTTGTGGCGCTTCGACATGCTCGCCCCAAACGGCCAGCGATATACGAATCGAATGCGCTTTCGGCGCATCGAGCCGCCGCGCCTGATCGAGATTGATCACGGTTCGGACATGGATGACGATCCAGCCCGTTTTCGGACCACGATTACGTTCGATGAGCAAAGCGACGGCAAGACCGTGATCACGCTGCGGCAACTGCATCCGACCAAAGCGCAGCGCGAGAGGACGATTGGCTTCGGCGCCGTCGAGTACGGCTACCAGACCTTGGACAAGTTGGCTCGGCATGTCGAGACAGCGACCGGCTGA
- a CDS encoding ArsR/SmtB family transcription factor: MANYSPHLDNVFGALADPTRRAIIVRLSQGEASVGELAQPFGMALPSLLKHVRVLETGGLVESQKHGRVRTCRLMPGAMKGAENWLAEQRAIWEARLDRLESYVATLEKKPPKRRRRD; this comes from the coding sequence ATGGCTAACTATTCCCCTCATCTCGACAACGTGTTCGGCGCGCTCGCCGATCCGACGCGGCGCGCAATCATTGTGCGGCTCTCGCAAGGCGAGGCATCCGTGGGCGAACTTGCCCAGCCTTTCGGCATGGCGCTGCCGAGCCTGTTGAAACACGTCCGTGTGTTGGAAACCGGTGGCCTCGTCGAGTCGCAGAAGCATGGCCGCGTCCGCACATGCCGCCTGATGCCAGGCGCCATGAAGGGGGCCGAGAACTGGCTCGCCGAGCAGCGCGCCATCTGGGAAGCCCGCCTTGACCGGCTCGAGTCTTATGTCGCGACGCTTGAGAAGAAGCCGCCAAAGAGAAGGCGTCGCGACTGA